One segment of Pseudoalteromonas rubra DNA contains the following:
- the relA gene encoding GTP diphosphokinase: MVATRQSHQSGLPADFHARLALLNLAQEKRDRLDQVYALCPQDDSTTTLAKAIEMVEILAELNFDSESLAGAFLTPYFLSGQVELDAIEQAQGENVALLLKGVEQMASISTLAHQGKGSLQIDKIRRMLLAMVEDVRAVVIKLAEQICYLRAVKNASEEERVVAAKATANIFAPLANRLGIGQLKWELEDLSFRYLHPTTYKNIAKQLSDKRLDREAYMASMVELVQNKLKDAGIEAEVYGRPKHIYSIYKKMMQKNYEFDQLFDIRAMRVVVNEIQDCYGALGIVHTNWRHLHKEFDDYVATPKQNGYQSIHTVVFGPEGKTVEIQIRTQAMHQDAELGVAAHWMYKEGALPGRGSGYEQKISWLRKLLQWQEEVVDGSELAEELKNQVVEDRVYVFTPKGDIFDLPLGATPLDFAYYIHSNVGHRCIGAKVFGKIVPFTHKLSTGDQVEILTQKNPSPSRDWLSPSLGYVHSSRARSKIHHWFKQQDRDKNLQAGKEILDGHLQKLDLTYKDLDSAIERFNFKELDDLMVAIGAGDIRINQFLNYVQDKPEPMPKLKMSAPKKHKGDSNGIVVEGVGNLMSHVAKCCQPVPGDEIVGYITQGRGIAVHRADCDSFAHICEQHPEREIAVSWADEVRSSYAVTLHIEANDRHGLIRDISSVLANEKLNVMNMNVNTLDDKDVAIFTMKLEVGDLGAMNRLLTKLMQIEGVFEARRQH; encoded by the coding sequence ATGGTTGCGACTCGCCAGTCTCATCAATCCGGTCTGCCAGCTGATTTTCATGCTCGGCTTGCGTTACTGAACTTAGCGCAGGAAAAACGAGACCGACTGGATCAGGTTTATGCTCTGTGTCCACAAGATGATTCAACCACCACCCTGGCCAAAGCCATTGAAATGGTTGAGATACTGGCAGAGCTGAATTTTGATTCAGAGTCGCTGGCTGGCGCATTTTTGACCCCTTACTTCCTATCCGGGCAAGTTGAGCTTGATGCCATTGAGCAGGCACAAGGTGAAAATGTTGCCTTGTTGCTCAAAGGCGTTGAACAAATGGCGTCGATCAGTACTTTGGCACACCAAGGGAAAGGCAGTCTGCAAATCGACAAAATTCGTCGCATGTTGTTAGCCATGGTAGAAGATGTGCGTGCTGTGGTGATCAAGCTGGCCGAGCAGATCTGCTACCTGCGCGCGGTAAAAAATGCTTCTGAAGAAGAACGCGTGGTGGCCGCAAAGGCCACGGCTAATATCTTTGCGCCGTTGGCAAACCGGTTGGGAATAGGGCAACTCAAGTGGGAGCTCGAAGATCTCTCATTTCGCTATTTGCATCCAACAACCTATAAAAACATTGCCAAGCAGCTGTCAGACAAACGCCTTGATCGTGAAGCCTACATGGCCAGTATGGTGGAGTTAGTCCAGAATAAGCTTAAAGACGCCGGTATAGAGGCTGAAGTGTACGGCCGTCCTAAGCATATTTACAGCATCTATAAAAAAATGATGCAAAAGAATTATGAGTTTGATCAGCTGTTTGATATCCGCGCCATGCGGGTGGTGGTCAATGAAATTCAGGATTGTTATGGTGCGCTGGGCATAGTGCATACCAATTGGCGACATCTGCACAAAGAATTTGATGACTATGTTGCGACGCCTAAACAGAATGGTTATCAGTCAATTCACACGGTGGTTTTTGGCCCTGAAGGTAAAACCGTTGAGATCCAGATCCGTACCCAGGCCATGCATCAGGATGCAGAACTGGGCGTAGCGGCGCACTGGATGTACAAAGAAGGTGCTTTGCCGGGTCGTGGCTCGGGGTACGAGCAAAAAATCAGCTGGCTGAGAAAACTGCTGCAATGGCAAGAAGAAGTGGTTGATGGTAGTGAACTGGCGGAAGAGTTAAAAAATCAGGTTGTGGAAGACCGAGTGTATGTCTTTACACCCAAAGGCGATATTTTTGATCTGCCACTGGGCGCCACCCCATTGGATTTTGCCTACTATATTCACTCCAATGTTGGCCATCGCTGCATTGGTGCCAAGGTATTTGGCAAGATAGTGCCGTTTACCCATAAGTTATCGACTGGCGATCAGGTCGAGATACTGACTCAGAAAAACCCTTCGCCAAGTCGGGATTGGCTTAGTCCGTCTTTGGGGTATGTTCATTCATCCAGAGCGCGCAGCAAGATACATCACTGGTTTAAGCAACAAGACAGAGATAAAAACCTTCAGGCTGGTAAAGAGATCCTCGATGGGCACCTGCAAAAGCTGGATTTGACTTACAAGGATCTAGACTCAGCCATTGAACGGTTTAATTTTAAAGAGCTCGACGATTTGATGGTGGCCATTGGGGCCGGTGATATTCGTATTAATCAGTTCCTGAACTACGTGCAGGACAAACCTGAGCCTATGCCTAAGCTCAAAATGAGCGCGCCGAAAAAACACAAGGGCGATAGTAATGGCATTGTGGTGGAGGGCGTTGGTAATCTGATGAGCCATGTTGCCAAGTGCTGTCAGCCCGTACCCGGTGATGAAATCGTGGGTTATATCACCCAGGGGCGGGGCATTGCGGTGCATCGCGCCGATTGTGATTCTTTTGCCCATATTTGTGAGCAGCACCCAGAGCGGGAAATCGCTGTCAGCTGGGCGGACGAAGTCCGTTCCAGTTATGCCGTTACCCTACATATTGAAGCTAATGACCGCCATGGCCTGATCCGCGACATCAGTTCGGTGCTGGCCAACGAAAAACTCAATGTGATGAATATGAACGTCAATACCCTGGATGACAAAGATGTCGCGATTTTCACGATGAAACTGGAAGTGGGCGACCTAGGTGCAATGAATCGCTTACTCACTAAACTGATGCAAATTGAAGGCGTGTTTGAAGCCAGGAGACAACACTGA
- the mazG gene encoding nucleoside triphosphate pyrophosphohydrolase, with amino-acid sequence MSAPLQQLLDIMATLRDPQKGCAWDQQQTFESIVPHTLEEAYEVADSIEKQDFAGLKDELGDLLFQVIFYAQLGKEAGLFEFEDIVKGLNDKLVRRHPHVFDTPDATLSDAELQAQWQAIKDTERGAQSTGFGDDVPLNLPALSRAAKIQRRAASLGFDWPTYQGALDKVAEEVTEVNEALSQDPLSEHSAEELGDLLFATVNVVRHVKRDPEQLLRRASDKFIGRFSAIEGILAEQQIALSDASLAQMDDAWEEVKRRQRLGENN; translated from the coding sequence ATGAGTGCCCCGTTACAGCAGTTGCTGGATATCATGGCGACCCTGCGCGATCCACAAAAGGGTTGCGCCTGGGATCAACAACAGACCTTCGAAAGCATAGTGCCACATACACTGGAAGAAGCGTACGAAGTGGCCGATAGCATAGAAAAGCAAGATTTTGCCGGGCTCAAAGATGAGTTGGGGGATTTACTGTTTCAGGTGATATTTTATGCCCAGTTGGGTAAAGAAGCCGGGTTGTTTGAGTTTGAAGACATAGTGAAGGGGCTAAACGATAAGCTGGTACGCCGTCACCCCCATGTTTTTGACACACCGGATGCGACATTGAGTGACGCCGAATTACAGGCGCAGTGGCAGGCAATCAAAGACACTGAGCGTGGTGCTCAGTCTACGGGCTTTGGTGACGATGTGCCACTAAACCTGCCCGCTCTTTCGCGGGCGGCGAAAATTCAAAGGCGCGCGGCTTCTTTGGGGTTCGACTGGCCTACTTATCAGGGCGCGCTGGATAAAGTGGCTGAAGAGGTCACTGAGGTGAATGAAGCACTGAGTCAGGACCCGCTGTCTGAGCACAGTGCTGAGGAGCTGGGAGATTTGTTGTTTGCCACCGTGAATGTAGTGCGACATGTAAAACGTGACCCGGAACAGCTATTACGCCGTGCGAGTGACAAATTTATTGGCCGTTTCAGCGCCATTGAAGGTATTCTGGCGGAACAACAGATTGCCTTATCTGACGCCAGTTTGGCGCAAATGGATGATGCCTGGGAAGAAGTCAAACGACGCCAGCGCTTAGGTGAGAATAATTAA